In one Chloroflexi bacterium ADurb.Bin180 genomic region, the following are encoded:
- the rpsE gene encoding 30S ribosomal protein S5 — protein MTEELERVEREVAEPVAEEEVLQERLINIDRVAKVIKGGRHFGFRALVVVGDGQGSVGVGIGKAREVPDAIRKGVERAKKDMSKVPVVGTTIPHPVLAKHGAAQVMLKPASPGTGVIAGGGVRAVLEVAGIKDVLTKSLGSSNALNVVFATVEGLRSLKKIDVEAQKRGKTVKDLSAPWRKQNA, from the coding sequence ATGACAGAAGAGCTAGAGCGTGTCGAACGCGAAGTTGCCGAGCCAGTAGCTGAAGAAGAGGTTCTTCAGGAACGACTCATCAATATCGACCGTGTTGCCAAGGTTATCAAGGGCGGCCGGCACTTTGGGTTCCGCGCGCTGGTTGTAGTCGGCGATGGCCAGGGCAGCGTGGGCGTCGGAATCGGCAAAGCCCGCGAAGTGCCCGATGCGATTCGCAAGGGTGTTGAGAGAGCCAAGAAGGATATGAGCAAGGTGCCTGTGGTTGGCACAACCATTCCGCATCCGGTACTGGCCAAGCACGGTGCTGCTCAAGTGATGCTCAAGCCGGCATCGCCCGGCACAGGCGTGATCGCGGGCGGCGGCGTGCGCGCCGTTCTCGAAGTCGCAGGAATCAAAGACGTTCTGACCAAGTCGTTGGGCAGTTCGAACGCGCTGAACGTGGTCTTTGCCACGGTTGAGGGACTGCGCTCGCTGAAGAAGATCGATGTTGAGGCGCAGAAACGCGGCAAGACGGTGAAGGACCTGAGCGCGCCGTGGAGGAAGCAGAATGCCTAA
- the rpoA gene encoding DNA-directed RNA polymerase subunit alpha, which yields MLKMVLPKIECEASTKNYGRYSISPLETGYGVTIGNALRRVLLASLTGAAVTSVQVAGVFHEFSPIAGAKEDMTTLILNTKKIRVRYFAENPIRMSVSTHGRTEVTAADIEAPPDVEIINPELHLLTLDSSDTDLDIEFVVERGRGYSPVEERAKQPIGQIPIDAVFSPILKTSISVEPTRVGQVTDYDRLILEIWTDGTIRPSEALSSAAQILVRHLAPVAGFSEVPVEEFKEAEASKPGPSSQVYDRPIEELELSMRAYNCLKRAGITKVGEILDRWSKGQTNELLAIRNFGQKSLAELLGKMREKGYLPAEDVDSARLDGLTDGSAEDDEETA from the coding sequence TTGTTGAAGATGGTTCTTCCGAAAATCGAATGCGAGGCCAGTACCAAGAACTATGGTCGCTACAGCATCAGTCCGCTGGAAACCGGCTATGGTGTGACGATTGGTAATGCACTGCGCAGGGTGCTGCTTGCCTCTCTGACAGGCGCAGCGGTCACTTCGGTGCAGGTGGCCGGGGTCTTTCACGAGTTTTCGCCTATTGCCGGCGCCAAAGAGGATATGACTACTCTGATCCTGAATACGAAAAAGATCCGCGTGCGCTATTTCGCGGAGAATCCTATCAGGATGAGTGTGAGTACGCACGGCAGGACTGAAGTCACAGCGGCCGACATTGAAGCTCCGCCGGACGTCGAGATCATCAACCCCGAGTTGCACCTGCTGACCCTGGACTCGTCGGACACTGACCTCGACATCGAGTTTGTGGTTGAGCGCGGCCGGGGCTACTCGCCGGTAGAGGAACGGGCAAAGCAGCCCATCGGGCAGATCCCAATCGACGCCGTCTTTAGCCCGATCCTCAAGACCAGCATCTCGGTCGAGCCGACGCGCGTTGGTCAGGTTACCGATTATGACCGACTGATCCTGGAGATCTGGACTGACGGAACGATCAGGCCTTCCGAGGCCCTCAGTTCAGCAGCGCAGATTCTGGTCAGGCATCTCGCGCCGGTGGCCGGGTTCAGCGAAGTGCCGGTCGAAGAGTTCAAAGAGGCAGAAGCCTCCAAGCCCGGGCCATCGAGTCAGGTATACGACCGCCCCATCGAAGAGCTCGAGCTGTCGATGCGGGCCTACAACTGCCTGAAGCGCGCTGGCATCACCAAGGTAGGCGAGATCCTGGACCGCTGGTCCAAGGGGCAGACGAATGAACTGCTGGCCATCCGCAACTTTGGCCAGAAATCGCTGGCCGAACTGCTGGGCAAGATGCGCGAGAAGGGTTACCTGCCCGCGGAGGATGTGGACTCGGCCCGGCTTGATGGGCTAACCGACGGCTCTGCCGAAGACGATGAGGAGACGGCATAG
- the rpsD gene encoding 30S ribosomal protein S4 yields MARYIAAKCKLCRREGEKLFLKGDRCFSPKCAFERRAYAPGPHGQKRTFRRKTSDFGLQLREKQKARRIYGVLEAQFRKYFADALRVKGLTGANLLQTLERRLDNVVFRLGFAGSRQQARQLVLHGHFAVNGKRVRVPSLLVKASDLVTVCEGGSKKPYFKDMSKILERVTAPEWLSLDAAQMKGSVLNLPSREQIDTPLREQLIVEYYSR; encoded by the coding sequence ATGGCGAGATACATTGCTGCAAAGTGCAAACTGTGCCGACGGGAGGGCGAGAAGCTCTTCTTGAAGGGTGACCGTTGCTTCTCACCCAAGTGCGCCTTTGAGCGCCGCGCTTATGCGCCAGGTCCCCATGGACAGAAGCGTACCTTCCGTCGCAAGACCTCCGATTTTGGCTTGCAGCTTCGTGAGAAGCAGAAGGCACGTCGGATCTATGGCGTCCTGGAAGCGCAGTTCCGCAAGTACTTTGCGGATGCTCTTCGCGTCAAGGGTTTGACCGGAGCCAACCTGCTGCAGACTCTGGAGAGAAGACTGGATAACGTGGTCTTCCGCCTGGGCTTTGCCGGGTCTCGCCAGCAGGCCAGGCAGCTCGTACTTCACGGGCACTTTGCGGTCAATGGCAAACGCGTGCGCGTGCCTTCACTGCTAGTCAAGGCCAGTGACCTGGTCACCGTCTGTGAGGGTGGCAGCAAGAAGCCGTACTTTAAGGATATGTCCAAGATCCTGGAGCGTGTGACCGCACCGGAGTGGTTGTCTCTCGACGCGGCTCAGATGAAGGGTAGTGTGCTGAACCTGCCGTCGCGTGAGCAGATTGATACTCCGCTTCGCGAGCAGTTGATCGTAGAATACTATTCTCGCTAG
- the rpmD gene encoding 50S ribosomal protein L30, producing the protein MPKKRTAGKRLRITYTKSSIGYAKDQKGTVVALGLKRVGEVVEFADGPVVRGMVAKVSHLVKVEEIEG; encoded by the coding sequence ATGCCTAAGAAGAGGACAGCCGGCAAGAGGCTGCGCATAACGTACACCAAGAGCTCCATTGGGTACGCCAAGGATCAAAAGGGCACCGTGGTGGCTCTCGGCCTGAAGCGTGTTGGCGAAGTGGTCGAGTTTGCTGACGGCCCTGTGGTGCGTGGAATGGTCGCCAAGGTCAGCCACCTGGTGAAGGTAGAGGAAATCGAGGGGTAG
- the rpsM gene encoding 30S ribosomal protein S13: protein MARIAGVDIPRDKRVEVGLTYIHGIGPARSREILAETGIDADTRVKDLTEAEVSKIRDMIDREYKVEGDLRREVTMNIKRLTEIGSYRGQRHRRSLPVRGQRTRTNARTKRGARKTVPGRKRSRAKK, encoded by the coding sequence GTGGCGAGAATTGCGGGAGTTGATATCCCGAGGGACAAGAGGGTAGAGGTTGGCCTGACCTACATTCACGGTATCGGGCCGGCCCGGAGCCGCGAGATACTGGCGGAGACCGGCATAGACGCTGACACTCGTGTCAAGGATCTCACTGAGGCTGAAGTCAGCAAGATCCGCGATATGATCGATCGCGAGTACAAGGTGGAAGGCGACCTCCGGCGGGAAGTGACGATGAACATCAAGCGTCTCACCGAGATCGGCTCCTACCGCGGTCAGCGTCACCGTCGCAGTCTGCCGGTACGCGGCCAGCGCACCCGCACCAACGCCCGCACCAAGCGCGGCGCACGGAAGACGGTGCCCGGTCGCAAGCGCTCACGCGCCAAGAAGTAA
- the rplR gene encoding 50S ribosomal protein L18 — MGDLKHTERQRQMRHRRVRVNVKGTAERPRLNVFRSLKHVYAQLIDDTAGKTLAAACTLEPEVREQLGDKSKSDQAKLVGEVLARRALEKGLKLAVFDRGGYKYHGRVKALAEGARSAGLQF, encoded by the coding sequence ATGGGTGATCTCAAGCACACGGAACGACAACGCCAGATGCGGCATCGCCGTGTCAGGGTAAACGTCAAGGGCACGGCTGAGCGCCCGCGGCTGAATGTGTTTCGGAGCCTCAAACATGTGTACGCTCAGCTCATCGATGACACTGCCGGCAAGACGCTGGCCGCGGCCTGCACGCTAGAACCAGAGGTGCGCGAGCAGCTCGGTGACAAGAGTAAGAGCGACCAGGCCAAACTGGTTGGCGAGGTGCTGGCACGACGCGCTCTGGAAAAGGGCTTGAAGCTGGCTGTCTTTGACCGCGGCGGATACAAGTACCACGGACGGGTCAAAGCGCTGGCGGAAGGTGCCCGCTCCGCAGGGCTGCAGTTCTAA
- the rpsK gene encoding 30S ribosomal protein S11 — translation MPQAKKVSATRAGARKRERKVTPRARAYVQATFNNTIVTFTDPEGNALLWSTPGVNEQFSGSRRSTPYAAQVAAQEATKRALEQGVREVDLFIKGPGPGREAAIRAIQQAGLRVRSITDVTPIPHNGCRPPKKRRI, via the coding sequence ATGCCACAGGCGAAGAAGGTATCTGCAACGAGGGCGGGAGCACGGAAGCGTGAGCGCAAGGTCACGCCGCGGGCCCGTGCCTACGTTCAGGCTACGTTCAACAATACCATAGTCACCTTTACGGACCCGGAAGGCAATGCTCTGCTCTGGTCGACGCCAGGCGTCAACGAGCAATTCTCCGGATCGCGGCGAAGCACTCCGTATGCCGCGCAGGTCGCTGCTCAGGAAGCAACCAAGCGCGCGCTGGAGCAGGGAGTTCGCGAGGTGGACTTGTTCATCAAAGGTCCGGGACCCGGCCGAGAGGCTGCAATCCGGGCTATCCAGCAGGCTGGTCTGCGCGTGCGGTCGATCACCGACGTCACACCGATTCCGCACAACGGCTGCCGGCCGCCAAAGAAACGAAGGATCTAA
- the rplO gene encoding 50S ribosomal protein L15: MKLNDLRFPSGTVKPRKRVGRGTASGHGKTAGRGMKGQKSRAGGNIKPGFEGGQLPLYRRLPHMRGFHNIFRVSYSVINLDRLAEFKAGSEVDPLAMAEAGLVKSPGELIKVLGNGELKKALKVSAHKFSASARQKIEAAGGTVVELEP; the protein is encoded by the coding sequence ATGAAACTGAACGATCTACGGTTCCCATCGGGGACGGTCAAACCAAGGAAGAGAGTTGGTCGTGGTACTGCTTCAGGCCATGGCAAAACGGCCGGTCGGGGCATGAAGGGCCAGAAGTCACGCGCCGGCGGCAACATCAAGCCGGGCTTTGAAGGTGGCCAGTTGCCTCTCTATCGGCGGCTGCCCCACATGCGCGGTTTTCACAACATCTTTCGCGTTTCCTACAGCGTGATCAATCTGGACCGGCTGGCCGAATTCAAGGCAGGCAGCGAGGTTGATCCACTGGCCATGGCCGAGGCTGGCCTGGTCAAGTCGCCCGGCGAGCTGATCAAAGTGCTGGGCAATGGGGAACTCAAGAAGGCGCTCAAGGTGTCGGCTCACAAGTTCTCTGCCAGCGCCAGGCAAAAGATCGAAGCGGCGGGTGGTACGGTCGTGGAGCTGGAGCCCTAG
- the rplF gene encoding 50S ribosomal protein L6, with the protein MSRIGRLPIKLPKGVEVKLEGETLTVKGPKGVLTRILDPQIKVELADGQLVMSRSSDEPSVRALHGMTRALVALMVSGVAVGFRKSLEIVGVGYRGEVQGDDLVMQLGFSHPVRYPPPAGIKIVVEQGNRIIHVDGIDKELVGEVAAEIRALRSPEPYKGVGIRYMGEQVRRKAGKAGKVTAG; encoded by the coding sequence GTGTCACGGATAGGTCGCTTGCCAATCAAGCTCCCGAAGGGTGTAGAGGTCAAGCTGGAGGGCGAGACCCTCACGGTCAAGGGCCCCAAGGGAGTTCTCACACGGATTCTGGATCCGCAGATCAAGGTCGAGCTTGCGGACGGTCAGTTGGTGATGAGCCGCTCCAGCGACGAGCCCTCGGTGAGGGCGCTGCACGGCATGACCCGCGCTTTGGTGGCCCTAATGGTCTCCGGGGTAGCGGTGGGTTTCCGCAAGTCGCTGGAGATCGTTGGTGTCGGGTACCGCGGCGAAGTCCAGGGCGATGACCTGGTGATGCAGCTCGGTTTCTCGCATCCGGTGCGCTATCCGCCGCCGGCCGGAATCAAGATTGTGGTCGAGCAAGGGAACCGCATCATTCACGTAGACGGTATCGACAAGGAACTGGTTGGCGAGGTAGCGGCCGAGATTCGAGCCCTTCGGAGCCCGGAACCCTACAAGGGTGTGGGCATTCGCTACATGGGCGAGCAGGTGCGGCGCAAGGCGGGCAAGGCCGGCAAGGTAACGGCGGGCTAG
- the adk gene encoding Adenylate kinase produces MGLFIVLLGAPGAGKGTQADLLSKALQLPHVSSGELFRAAQEAQSELGRQVQGYLARGELVPDSVTIAMVAERLAQPDCARGVVLDGFPRTIEQARALDQVLSERGERVAIAAYLRVSEPVLLERLSGRWTCAKCQAVYHLPHKPPRVTGKCDVCGGELYQRADDTPETHRRRIEVYLTQTAPLVQLYRERHLLVEIEGEARIEDVQSRVLAAVQSAARQQRLEGGRCKKCRD; encoded by the coding sequence ATGGGACTATTCATCGTGCTGCTTGGAGCACCTGGTGCTGGCAAGGGCACTCAAGCGGATCTGCTGAGCAAGGCGTTGCAGCTGCCACACGTATCCAGTGGTGAGCTCTTCCGGGCCGCCCAGGAAGCTCAATCCGAGCTGGGTCGCCAGGTTCAGGGGTACTTGGCGAGGGGTGAACTGGTACCGGACTCGGTGACCATTGCCATGGTGGCCGAACGCCTGGCGCAGCCCGACTGCGCTCGAGGAGTGGTGCTGGATGGATTCCCGCGCACCATCGAACAGGCGCGGGCGCTAGATCAAGTCCTGAGCGAGCGGGGCGAACGGGTAGCCATCGCGGCCTATCTGCGGGTGAGTGAGCCGGTGTTGCTGGAGCGGCTGTCCGGCCGCTGGACCTGCGCCAAGTGCCAGGCGGTGTACCACCTGCCGCACAAGCCCCCGCGGGTCACAGGCAAGTGCGACGTGTGCGGTGGCGAGCTCTACCAGAGGGCGGATGATACGCCAGAGACGCATCGACGCAGGATTGAAGTGTACCTGACGCAAACCGCACCGCTGGTGCAGCTCTATCGGGAGCGGCATCTGCTGGTTGAGATCGAAGGTGAAGCCAGGATCGAAGATGTCCAGTCGCGTGTTCTGGCTGCGGTCCAGAGCGCCGCGCGACAACAGCGGCTTGAGGGTGGCCGCTGCAAAAAGTGCCGGGACTAG
- a CDS encoding preprotein translocase subunit SecY: MLKAIANAWKLPDLRRKLIFTMIILVIFRLAAHVPVPGILPDELRKIFAANQLLGLLDMFAGGAMSNFSVMAMGVYPYITASIIIQLLQPLIPALEELSKEGEAGQAKLNQYMLFITIPLAALQGFSQATLLQRAGALRNFGFARATLLPTLATLATLTAGTMFAIWLGELIDQDGIGNGISLIIFSGIVSEIPARVGSLILGNIAGLIFFVALTVVTIVVIIFIQEGQRRIPVQYAKRVRGTKVYGGAATHIPLQVNSAGMIPLIFSVSIMLLPGVISSYFLDSQVAWVAAVAKGVYKVFDSSGVIYWILYFLLVIGFSYFYTDMMFQQQNLAEMLQKQGGFIPGIRPGKRTADYLQGVLRRITLVGALFLGGVAILPFLTKGITGTGEMLVTSTGLLIVVGVVLDTMKQLEAQLLMRHYEGFIKG; the protein is encoded by the coding sequence ATGCTGAAGGCAATCGCCAATGCCTGGAAACTGCCGGATCTGAGACGCAAGCTGATCTTCACCATGATCATACTGGTGATCTTCCGCCTTGCCGCGCACGTTCCGGTGCCTGGCATCTTGCCCGACGAGCTGCGCAAGATCTTTGCCGCGAATCAGTTGTTGGGCTTGCTCGATATGTTCGCTGGCGGCGCCATGTCCAACTTTTCAGTCATGGCGATGGGGGTCTACCCCTACATCACCGCCTCGATCATCATCCAGTTGCTTCAGCCTCTCATCCCGGCTCTGGAAGAACTGTCAAAAGAGGGCGAGGCCGGACAGGCCAAGCTCAACCAGTACATGCTGTTCATCACCATCCCGCTGGCAGCACTGCAGGGATTCAGCCAGGCGACTCTGCTACAGAGGGCAGGTGCGTTGCGGAACTTTGGCTTTGCCCGGGCGACGCTGCTGCCGACTCTGGCAACGCTGGCCACCCTGACGGCAGGCACCATGTTTGCCATCTGGCTGGGCGAGCTGATTGACCAGGACGGCATTGGCAACGGCATTTCGCTGATCATCTTTAGCGGCATTGTGTCCGAGATTCCGGCTCGTGTTGGCTCGCTCATCCTGGGCAATATCGCTGGTCTCATTTTCTTCGTCGCGCTCACGGTGGTGACCATCGTGGTCATCATCTTTATCCAGGAAGGTCAGAGGCGTATCCCGGTGCAGTACGCCAAGCGAGTTCGCGGAACCAAGGTGTATGGCGGAGCGGCTACGCACATCCCGTTGCAGGTCAACTCGGCAGGCATGATCCCGCTCATCTTTTCTGTGTCGATCATGCTGCTGCCCGGCGTAATCTCCAGCTACTTTCTTGACTCGCAGGTGGCCTGGGTGGCTGCGGTGGCCAAGGGAGTCTACAAGGTCTTTGACTCGTCAGGCGTGATCTACTGGATTCTCTACTTCCTGCTGGTGATCGGCTTTAGCTACTTTTATACGGACATGATGTTCCAGCAGCAGAACCTGGCCGAAATGCTGCAGAAGCAGGGCGGGTTCATCCCCGGGATCCGACCGGGGAAGCGCACGGCTGATTATCTGCAGGGTGTGCTGCGACGTATCACTCTGGTTGGTGCCCTGTTCCTGGGTGGTGTGGCCATCCTGCCCTTCTTGACCAAAGGCATTACCGGAACGGGCGAGATGCTGGTCACGAGCACGGGCCTGTTGATTGTGGTGGGCGTGGTGCTGGACACGATGAAACAACTCGAAGCGCAACTGCTGATGCGCCATTACGAAGGCTTTATCAAGGGTTAG
- the rpsI gene encoding 30S ribosomal protein S9, whose amino-acid sequence MSSKYFHGTGRRKTSIARVRLYPGEGAIVVNEKPMDQYFSREADVSTVLAPLVATSTQSQFHVSVKVSGGGVSGQAGAVSHGIARALQSANPELKPTLRQGGFLTRDPRAKERKKAGLKRARKAPQYTKR is encoded by the coding sequence ATGTCAAGCAAGTATTTCCACGGAACTGGTCGACGCAAGACCTCCATCGCCCGCGTGAGACTCTACCCGGGCGAGGGCGCGATCGTGGTCAATGAAAAGCCCATGGACCAGTATTTTTCGCGTGAGGCCGACGTGAGCACGGTGCTCGCGCCGCTGGTTGCTACCAGTACACAGAGCCAGTTTCACGTCTCGGTCAAGGTCAGCGGCGGTGGTGTGTCGGGACAAGCTGGTGCCGTTTCACACGGCATCGCCCGTGCACTCCAGTCGGCCAATCCAGAGCTCAAGCCAACCCTGCGACAGGGCGGTTTCCTGACTCGAGACCCGCGAGCCAAGGAGCGCAAGAAGGCCGGCTTGAAGCGCGCCCGCAAGGCACCTCAGTACACCAAGCGCTAG
- the rpsN1 gene encoding 30S ribosomal protein S14 produces the protein MAKKSLIAREQNRKYPERVRNRCQKCGRSRGYIRRFGLCRICFRELANRGEVPGIVKSSW, from the coding sequence TTGGCTAAAAAGTCGCTGATCGCTCGCGAACAGAATCGCAAGTACCCAGAGCGGGTACGCAACCGCTGCCAGAAGTGCGGCCGTTCTCGCGGCTACATCAGGCGGTTTGGGTTGTGCCGTATCTGTTTCCGCGAGCTGGCAAACCGGGGCGAAGTGCCCGGTATTGTAAAGTCGAGCTGGTAG
- the rplQ gene encoding 50S ribosomal protein L17, giving the protein MRHRVAGRILKRTVGQRRALFRSLISDLIRHERIETTEGKARAVRGDAEKIITLAKQNSVTARRLAAQTISDPELLKKLFDEVAPRYKDTPGGYTRLIKVGPRRGDAAPLVLLELVK; this is encoded by the coding sequence ATGAGACACCGTGTGGCGGGCCGAATTCTGAAAAGAACAGTGGGGCAGCGCCGTGCCCTTTTCCGCTCTCTGATCTCGGACCTGATTCGCCATGAGCGAATTGAGACGACCGAAGGCAAGGCGCGTGCAGTGCGTGGCGACGCAGAAAAGATCATCACTCTGGCCAAGCAGAACAGCGTGACGGCTCGCCGGCTTGCTGCGCAGACGATCAGCGATCCCGAGCTGCTGAAAAAGCTCTTTGATGAAGTTGCGCCGAGGTACAAGGATACGCCAGGTGGGTATACGAGGCTGATCAAGGTTGGGCCCCGCCGGGGAGATGCTGCGCCTCTGGTTCTGCTTGAGCTGGTGAAGTGA
- the rplE gene encoding 50S ribosomal protein L5, giving the protein MMATMPRLREKYNNEVVPAMRREFGYDNVMQVPRLIKVVVNIGLGEALQNAKALDAATKDLTLISGQKPIVTKAKKSIATFRLRAGNPIGLKVTLRGKRMYDFLDRLFNVAMARVRDFRGISPDSFDGRGSYTLGLKEQTVWPELSFDTVDKVRGMEISIVTSAKTDDEARQFLRLMGMPFSKE; this is encoded by the coding sequence ATGATGGCTACTATGCCAAGACTCAGAGAGAAATATAACAACGAAGTGGTCCCGGCCATGCGGCGCGAGTTCGGCTATGACAACGTCATGCAGGTTCCGCGCCTGATCAAGGTGGTGGTCAACATCGGCCTGGGAGAAGCGTTGCAGAACGCCAAGGCCCTGGATGCTGCAACCAAGGACCTGACGCTGATCAGCGGTCAGAAGCCGATCGTGACCAAGGCGAAGAAATCCATCGCCACATTCCGGCTAAGAGCGGGAAACCCGATTGGCCTCAAGGTCACCTTGCGCGGCAAGAGGATGTACGACTTTCTGGACCGCTTGTTCAATGTCGCCATGGCCCGTGTGCGTGACTTTCGGGGCATTTCGCCTGACTCGTTTGATGGGCGTGGCAGCTACACACTGGGCCTAAAAGAGCAGACCGTATGGCCAGAGCTCAGCTTTGATACGGTTGACAAGGTGCGCGGCATGGAGATTTCCATCGTCACATCGGCCAAGACGGACGACGAAGCCCGGCAGTTCCTGCGCTTGATGGGCATGCCGTTCAGCAAGGAATAG
- the rplM gene encoding 50S ribosomal protein L13 produces the protein MKTHQISKEAVERRWYVVDAEGKTLGRLATQVARVLRGKHKPTYSTYVDNGDFVIIVNAEKVQVTGAKLETKRYYNYSGHMGGLRSVLLSEQLRSHPDRVLRHAVRGMLPKNRLGRQMVEKLKVYAGPKHPHAAQKPELLEL, from the coding sequence GTGAAGACGCATCAGATATCGAAAGAGGCAGTTGAGCGCCGGTGGTACGTAGTGGATGCCGAGGGCAAGACCCTCGGGCGCCTGGCTACACAGGTCGCGCGTGTGCTCCGTGGCAAGCACAAGCCTACCTACAGCACCTATGTGGACAACGGTGATTTCGTCATCATCGTGAACGCAGAAAAGGTGCAGGTTACCGGTGCCAAGTTGGAAACGAAGCGCTATTACAATTACTCTGGTCATATGGGTGGGCTGCGGAGCGTTCTGCTGAGCGAGCAGTTGCGCAGTCATCCAGACCGCGTACTGCGGCATGCTGTTCGCGGCATGCTCCCCAAGAATCGTCTTGGCCGCCAGATGGTAGAAAAGCTCAAGGTCTATGCCGGGCCCAAACACCCGCACGCAGCGCAGAAACCGGAGCTGCTCGAGCTCTAG
- the rpsH gene encoding 30S ribosomal protein S8 produces the protein MVVTDPIADMLARMKNALITRKRYVVMPSSKLKVEVARVLRAEGFIEHFDVSRDRPQPMLRIQLKYSDGNHPVVSGMERVSKPGKRVYTKRQQIPLVLSGMGVALLSTPRGVMTGKKAYRLGLGGEVLCFVW, from the coding sequence ATGGTCGTAACCGATCCAATCGCCGATATGCTGGCGCGAATGAAGAACGCCCTCATCACTCGCAAACGTTATGTGGTGATGCCCTCGTCCAAGCTGAAGGTGGAAGTGGCGCGGGTGCTTCGTGCTGAAGGGTTCATCGAGCACTTTGACGTCAGCCGAGACCGGCCGCAGCCGATGCTGCGCATCCAGCTCAAGTACAGCGATGGCAATCATCCGGTTGTGAGCGGAATGGAACGCGTCAGCAAGCCCGGGAAGCGCGTCTACACCAAGCGTCAGCAAATCCCGCTTGTGCTGAGCGGCATGGGCGTGGCCCTGCTGTCGACGCCCCGCGGTGTGATGACCGGGAAGAAGGCGTATCGGCTCGGTCTGGGTGGCGAAGTCCTCTGTTTCGTCTGGTAA
- the truA gene encoding tRNA pseudouridine synthase A, translated as MIAGAARAGKSKSSELEEVAPKSPGRLTFKAVVEYDGTLYLGFQIQRTGRTVQGELERALAQVTQHAVRVVGAGRTDTGVHALGQVVHFAAVWRHEPQELQRALNAVLAEDVAIRKLSVAPPGFHSRFSALSREYRYTIQNTAVRSPLTRRVACHVEQRLDEAAMDRACQCLIGQHDLMPFGWAPQGDNTVRNVLRAGVYRNGEQVIFEIVADAFLRRMVRRLAGNLILVGLGRLSEDDFRGLLSLRSRRTPAVDAPPQGLCLVKVNY; from the coding sequence GTGATTGCAGGAGCGGCGCGGGCGGGCAAGTCGAAATCCTCCGAACTGGAGGAGGTAGCGCCCAAGAGCCCGGGCCGCCTTACGTTCAAGGCCGTCGTGGAGTATGACGGCACACTGTACCTTGGGTTTCAAATACAGCGTACGGGCCGCACCGTACAGGGTGAGCTCGAGCGGGCGCTCGCACAGGTGACCCAGCATGCGGTCAGGGTGGTAGGTGCAGGACGGACCGATACCGGCGTTCACGCTCTGGGCCAGGTGGTGCACTTTGCCGCCGTATGGCGCCACGAGCCGCAAGAGCTCCAGCGAGCCCTGAATGCCGTTCTGGCGGAGGACGTAGCGATTCGTAAACTGAGCGTCGCGCCCCCCGGGTTTCACAGCCGGTTCAGCGCTCTCAGCCGGGAGTATCGCTACACCATTCAGAACACCGCCGTTCGGTCGCCGCTGACCCGCCGGGTGGCCTGCCACGTTGAGCAGCGGCTCGACGAGGCGGCGATGGACCGGGCCTGCCAGTGCCTGATCGGTCAGCACGACCTGATGCCGTTCGGGTGGGCACCGCAGGGCGACAACACAGTGCGCAACGTGCTGCGAGCGGGAGTGTACAGGAACGGCGAGCAGGTCATCTTTGAGATCGTTGCCGATGCCTTCTTGCGGAGGATGGTGAGAAGGTTGGCTGGGAACTTGATTTTGGTCGGTTTGGGGAGACTCAGCGAGGATGACTTCCGAGGGCTGTTATCGCTGAGGAGCAGGCGAACCCCGGCGGTGGACGCGCCGCCGCAAGGTCTGTGCCTGGTCAAGGTCAACTACTAG